A DNA window from Methanobacterium sp. contains the following coding sequences:
- a CDS encoding phenylacetate--CoA ligase family protein: protein MNKYDVKEIYLKIRGKSFQSQFEEFNNIKSREELDRFQDKKLEDLLIHAAKNSGYYKNLLKNIDLENVTDEEVFRQIPVLTKDVIRSQLKDLVSVDAKTRGCFYNTSGGSTGEPLRFVQDQPYTQGANATNFYYYQNLLGVNGFAAKKVLLWGSERDLLIKHRNLFGKFANWVNNAKFLNSFKMKSEDMARYADTINSFKPEILRGYASSLYSFSKYLDQNDKKIYSPRYVVSTAEPLRNQMRDLIEKVMGTKVYNFYGSREIASLAGECHEGLLHYFPFYTKLEVLDDDNNPVKAGEEGKIVVTNLFNYSMPLIRYEIGDMGVLGPETCECGSFLPTLKSITGRITDQFTLEDGSQVPGEFFIHMIGRVCNRGYIKKFQIIQEDYDELRMMVVPDKEIPTKYIQKVNQELKTVMGDDCVIEWDFVDDIPKTTSGKYLYTISRLDK, encoded by the coding sequence ATGAATAAATATGATGTTAAGGAGATTTATCTTAAGATTAGAGGGAAATCTTTCCAATCCCAGTTTGAAGAGTTTAACAATATAAAAAGTCGGGAAGAACTGGACAGATTTCAGGATAAAAAATTAGAGGATCTGTTAATTCACGCAGCCAAAAATTCAGGATACTATAAAAATCTTCTAAAAAACATTGACCTTGAAAATGTTACCGACGAGGAGGTTTTCAGGCAAATTCCAGTTCTCACCAAGGATGTGATACGATCCCAGCTTAAAGACTTGGTATCAGTTGATGCTAAAACCAGGGGCTGTTTTTATAACACCTCGGGAGGTTCCACTGGAGAACCCCTCCGGTTTGTTCAAGACCAACCCTACACTCAAGGGGCCAATGCCACTAACTTCTATTATTATCAGAACCTTTTAGGTGTTAATGGCTTTGCAGCTAAAAAAGTTCTCCTATGGGGGTCAGAAAGGGATTTGCTGATAAAACATCGGAACTTGTTCGGAAAATTCGCTAACTGGGTTAATAATGCTAAGTTCCTTAACAGTTTCAAAATGAAATCCGAGGACATGGCCAGATATGCAGATACTATTAATTCTTTCAAACCGGAAATTTTAAGGGGATATGCCAGTTCCCTCTATAGTTTTTCCAAATACCTTGACCAAAATGATAAAAAGATATATTCTCCACGGTATGTGGTGAGCACAGCCGAACCCCTCCGCAACCAAATGCGGGATTTGATTGAGAAAGTCATGGGGACTAAGGTTTATAATTTTTATGGTTCTCGAGAAATAGCCAGCCTAGCTGGGGAATGTCATGAAGGTTTGCTCCATTATTTCCCATTTTATACTAAATTGGAAGTGCTTGATGATGATAACAATCCAGTGAAGGCGGGTGAAGAAGGTAAAATTGTGGTGACCAACCTTTTCAATTATTCCATGCCCCTTATCCGCTATGAAATAGGGGATATGGGCGTGTTAGGCCCGGAAACCTGTGAATGTGGGAGTTTCTTACCCACACTAAAGAGCATCACTGGCCGCATAACTGACCAGTTCACACTAGAAGATGGTAGCCAAGTTCCTGGTGAATTTTTCATCCACATGATCGGTAGGGTTTGCAACCGGGGATACATTAAGAAATTTCAGATAATACAGGAAGACTACGATGAACTTAGAATGATGGTGGTTCCAGATAAGGAAATCCCAACCAAGTATATCCAAAAGGTTAACCAGGAACTAAAAACTGTTATGGGGGATGATTGTGTAATAGAATGGGATTTTGTGGATGACATCCCCAAAACCACCAGTGGGAAATATTTATACACCATATCTCGCCTTGATAAATGA
- a CDS encoding SDR family NAD(P)-dependent oxidoreductase: MNLKSKSVLITGAGGFIGSHLTEHLIELGVDLKAFVRYNSRNDWGMLEYLSKEQLNNIEVTSGDLKDYDAIRQVTEDVDVIFHLASLISIPYSYLHPRENVETNVMGTFNVLMAARDCGVEKVVHTSTSEVYGTAQYVPIDEKHPLQGQSPYSASKIGADKLAESFHRSFELPVATIRPFNTFGPRQSLRAVIPTIISQALTKDEIFLGSLEPTRDYTYVKDLVEGFIKVGESPKSIGQVINVGSNFEISIGDLAQKIISLIGRDVEIKQDPSRLRPKSSEVERLWCDNTKAGELLNWTPTKSLDKGLKETINWIASNRDLYKPEIYTR, from the coding sequence ATTAACTTAAAAAGTAAATCAGTACTAATTACCGGTGCGGGTGGTTTTATAGGCAGCCACTTGACCGAACACCTCATAGAACTGGGTGTTGATTTAAAGGCATTTGTTAGGTACAACTCTAGAAATGACTGGGGAATGTTAGAATACCTATCCAAAGAACAATTAAACAACATTGAAGTAACATCTGGTGACTTGAAAGATTACGATGCCATACGCCAAGTAACCGAAGACGTAGACGTGATCTTCCATTTAGCCTCTTTAATCAGCATCCCCTACTCTTATCTGCACCCCCGGGAAAATGTTGAAACTAATGTAATGGGCACATTTAATGTTTTAATGGCTGCCAGGGACTGTGGAGTTGAAAAGGTAGTGCACACCTCAACCAGTGAAGTCTATGGAACTGCCCAATATGTTCCCATAGATGAAAAACATCCCCTACAAGGCCAATCACCCTATTCTGCCAGTAAAATAGGTGCTGATAAATTAGCTGAAAGTTTCCACCGATCATTTGAATTGCCTGTTGCCACTATCAGACCATTTAACACTTTCGGCCCTAGACAGTCATTAAGAGCGGTTATCCCGACCATTATCTCCCAGGCACTTACTAAGGATGAAATCTTTTTAGGATCACTAGAACCCACCAGGGACTACACTTACGTTAAAGACCTGGTTGAAGGTTTCATAAAAGTAGGAGAATCACCTAAATCAATTGGTCAAGTGATCAATGTGGGCTCTAATTTTGAAATATCAATCGGGGACTTAGCCCAGAAAATAATCAGCCTAATTGGACGAGACGTGGAAATAAAACAGGACCCGTCCCGTTTACGTCCTAAAAGTAGTGAAGTTGAAAGGTTATGGTGTGATAACACTAAGGCCGGTGAATTGTTGAATTGGACCCCTACCAAGTCCCTGGATAAAGGTCTTAAAGAAACCATTAACTGGATTGCATCTAATAGAGATTTGTACAAGCCAGAAATTTATACCAGGTGA
- a CDS encoding glycosyltransferase family 4 protein yields the protein MKKVLLIAFSYKKNTIGSVRLNGLAKYLPEYGWEPTILTVKREEDHNPHQRIIETEFQDLLEKWKKTFKFKENQPIKSQLSEGKLRKKTNTVDFFLKLWSDIFAYPDQEKNWYKPALKAGKKLLKNEHFDAIISSSKPVTSHLIANDLKKEFGVPFIADMRDLWTQNHFYSFSRVRKFFDARLEKKILNNADAIITVSEPLKGKLAINFPKKDIYVVTNGFDPDKTSLEVEPENKFGITFTGTIYPERNDTETLFKALNELVKEGKIDTDDFEINFYGKHMKDMIGDCVQEYNLGSVVNINSLIPRKKAIQKQCSSQLLLLFDWTECEEKGIYTGKIFEYLAAQRPILAVGPCKDVVSQLLMETRAGVHLSTKDEIKDQIGNYYQEYKANGKIEYRGLAGEIEKYSQKGMAEKFANVLETISLQ from the coding sequence ATGAAAAAAGTCTTATTAATAGCATTTAGTTATAAAAAGAATACCATTGGATCGGTCCGTTTGAATGGTTTAGCCAAATATCTCCCTGAATATGGATGGGAACCTACCATTTTAACCGTGAAAAGAGAAGAAGATCACAACCCTCATCAGAGAATAATTGAAACCGAATTCCAGGATTTACTGGAAAAATGGAAAAAAACATTCAAATTCAAAGAAAACCAGCCCATAAAAAGCCAGTTAAGTGAAGGGAAACTTCGAAAGAAAACCAACACTGTTGATTTTTTCCTCAAACTCTGGTCTGATATATTCGCCTACCCTGATCAGGAAAAAAATTGGTACAAACCTGCCCTGAAAGCAGGCAAAAAGTTGTTAAAAAATGAACACTTCGATGCCATTATCAGTTCTTCTAAGCCAGTTACCAGCCACTTGATAGCTAATGACCTTAAAAAAGAGTTTGGTGTTCCATTTATTGCCGATATGCGTGACTTGTGGACTCAGAACCATTTTTATTCATTTTCCAGGGTGAGGAAGTTTTTCGATGCCCGATTGGAAAAAAAAATATTAAACAATGCTGATGCCATCATCACTGTTTCTGAACCTCTTAAAGGGAAGTTAGCAATTAATTTTCCAAAAAAAGATATCTATGTCGTCACTAATGGATTTGATCCTGACAAAACCAGTTTAGAAGTTGAACCTGAAAACAAATTCGGCATAACATTTACTGGAACTATCTACCCTGAAAGAAATGACACTGAAACACTATTTAAGGCTTTGAATGAACTAGTAAAAGAGGGAAAAATAGACACTGATGACTTTGAAATAAATTTTTACGGAAAACACATGAAAGACATGATTGGTGACTGTGTTCAAGAATATAATTTAGGAAGTGTAGTAAATATTAACAGTCTAATCCCCAGAAAAAAAGCAATCCAAAAACAATGTTCATCCCAATTACTGTTATTATTTGACTGGACTGAATGTGAAGAAAAAGGAATATACACTGGGAAGATATTTGAATACTTAGCAGCCCAAAGACCAATCCTGGCTGTGGGGCCCTGTAAAGATGTTGTGAGTCAACTTTTAATGGAAACCAGGGCCGGAGTGCACTTATCAACGAAGGATGAAATTAAAGACCAAATAGGCAATTACTACCAGGAATACAAAGCCAATGGGAAGATCGAGTACCGGGGATTGGCTGGAGAAATTGAAAAATACAGTCAAAAAGGAATGGCTGAGAAATTTGCCAATGTTCTAGAAACAATAAGCCTCCAATAA
- a CDS encoding glycosyltransferase encodes MDSKEKHTKILFIRLWESSFIQNDLNILQEKFKVKVVDFSLNKKDPMRTFKTLFNMLIGIIWADIAFSWFAGDHSYLSVKLSKLFRKKSVVVIGGMEVAKIKELNYGHLNNPKTARKVKYVFENSDVIIALTEILRNEAMENYGVDGNNFEIIPTGFDYNTFQSKGEKEDLVLTVGLVEKYERVKLKGIDTFVKSAELLPNTKFVVNGVTGEALDKIKKIAPPNVEFVGPLSFEELLALYQKSKVYCQLSMREGLPTAVCEAMLCECVPVGTNRYGIPIAIGDTGFYTEYGDVELTAEAIKKALDSNNGKKARERIKTRFNKESKEENLTKLIGRLTQTTS; translated from the coding sequence ATGGATTCCAAAGAAAAACATACAAAAATTCTTTTCATCCGATTATGGGAATCATCATTCATACAAAATGATTTAAACATTCTCCAGGAAAAATTCAAGGTAAAAGTAGTAGATTTCAGCCTTAACAAGAAAGATCCTATGAGAACTTTCAAAACCTTGTTTAACATGCTCATCGGAATTATCTGGGCAGATATTGCATTTTCATGGTTTGCAGGAGATCATTCCTATTTATCGGTGAAGTTGTCAAAACTTTTCAGGAAAAAATCAGTGGTAGTTATTGGGGGTATGGAAGTAGCTAAAATCAAAGAACTTAATTATGGGCACCTGAACAATCCTAAAACAGCTCGTAAAGTGAAATATGTTTTTGAGAACTCTGATGTGATAATTGCCCTTACTGAAATTCTGCGAAATGAGGCCATGGAAAATTATGGTGTGGATGGGAATAATTTTGAAATAATCCCCACTGGCTTTGATTATAATACCTTCCAAAGTAAGGGGGAAAAGGAGGACTTGGTGTTAACTGTTGGTTTGGTGGAAAAATATGAACGTGTGAAACTAAAAGGTATTGATACCTTTGTTAAATCTGCTGAATTACTTCCAAACACTAAGTTTGTAGTTAATGGTGTTACTGGTGAGGCATTGGACAAGATTAAAAAAATAGCACCTCCCAATGTTGAATTTGTCGGTCCTTTAAGCTTTGAAGAACTTTTAGCACTGTATCAGAAATCCAAAGTTTACTGCCAGCTTAGTATGAGAGAAGGATTGCCAACTGCAGTTTGTGAAGCCATGTTATGTGAATGTGTGCCTGTTGGCACCAATAGGTATGGTATACCAATTGCAATAGGGGATACTGGGTTTTACACAGAGTATGGTGATGTTGAACTAACTGCTGAGGCAATTAAAAAAGCTTTAGATTCTAATAATGGGAAAAAGGCCAGAGAAAGAATCAAAACTAGGTTTAATAAAGAAAGTAAGGAAGAAAATTTAACCAAGCTAATAGGCCGGCTTACACAAACAACCTCCTAA
- a CDS encoding NTP transferase domain-containing protein: MKALVLAGGKGRRLQPYTTIIPKPLMPIGDKAILEIVIEQLKYYGFDEIILSIGHLGELFMAFFGDGSKYGVKIEYVKEEKPLGTAGPLSLIKDMIEEPFLMMNGDVLTNLDFSDLVNYHKTRENIGTVALNKRVVNIDFGVTEIDDQNQVTQYTEKPVIDYLVSMGIYIFEPDVLDYVEDNQYFDLPELITKLINNQEPVNGYVFDDYWLDIGRHDDYQQANQEFDEIYQKLFPDKGF, from the coding sequence ATGAAAGCTTTAGTTCTTGCTGGGGGGAAAGGGCGCAGATTACAGCCTTACACAACCATCATCCCTAAACCATTAATGCCCATTGGTGATAAGGCCATACTTGAAATTGTAATTGAACAATTGAAATATTATGGGTTTGATGAAATCATCCTATCAATCGGACACCTTGGCGAGCTTTTCATGGCATTTTTTGGTGATGGAAGCAAATACGGTGTTAAGATCGAATATGTGAAGGAAGAAAAGCCACTGGGAACTGCCGGACCCTTAAGTCTGATAAAAGACATGATTGAAGAGCCTTTTTTAATGATGAATGGTGATGTGTTAACCAACCTTGATTTTTCAGATCTGGTAAATTATCATAAAACCCGGGAAAATATTGGAACTGTGGCCCTGAATAAGAGGGTGGTTAACATCGATTTTGGGGTGACAGAAATTGATGACCAAAACCAGGTCACACAATACACTGAAAAACCAGTGATTGATTACCTGGTAAGTATGGGCATATACATATTTGAACCAGATGTCCTGGATTATGTGGAAGATAACCAATACTTTGACCTGCCAGAACTCATCACTAAACTGATCAACAACCAGGAACCAGTTAACGGCTATGTTTTTGATGATTACTGGCTGGACATAGGCCGACATGACGATTACCAGCAGGCAAACCAGGAATTTGATGAAATATACCAGAAATTGTTCCCAGATAAGGGGTTTTAG
- a CDS encoding NAD-dependent epimerase/dehydratase family protein, with amino-acid sequence MLLKGEKVLVTGHKGFIGQELVRTLEKYDNEVTILEEANGRRIDIRDWDKIKDLEDFQTIYHLAAVTFVPYSFQDPKKTYDVNVGGTLNILELGRLIDAKQIVTMSSYVYGHPQYLPIDEDHPTNPNNPYTHSKLITEKLCEAYSQDFGMNCVVFRPFNIYGPGQNENFLIPSIVNQLQSGKIELKDPEPKRDFIYLSDVVNALLMVHKLKTKQIHIFNIGSGESYSVGQIAAKIVELTGKSVKISYTGERRKNEIMNTIADLTRVKKVLGWEPLVDINQGLLKILDKTY; translated from the coding sequence ATGTTGCTTAAAGGGGAAAAAGTTCTAGTAACCGGCCATAAGGGATTTATAGGGCAAGAATTAGTGCGAACCTTGGAAAAATACGATAATGAAGTTACGATTCTGGAAGAAGCCAATGGTAGGAGGATTGACATCAGGGATTGGGATAAAATAAAGGATTTGGAAGATTTCCAGACCATATACCACCTTGCAGCTGTAACCTTTGTTCCCTACTCATTTCAAGATCCTAAAAAAACGTATGATGTGAATGTTGGTGGTACTCTAAATATCTTAGAACTGGGAAGATTAATAGATGCAAAACAAATCGTTACCATGAGTTCCTATGTTTACGGACACCCCCAATATCTCCCTATAGATGAAGACCATCCCACCAATCCTAATAACCCCTATACTCATAGTAAACTCATAACTGAAAAGTTGTGTGAAGCGTATAGCCAGGATTTCGGTATGAATTGTGTTGTTTTCCGGCCATTTAACATCTACGGGCCTGGGCAAAACGAAAATTTTTTAATACCATCCATAGTCAATCAATTACAAAGCGGGAAGATTGAACTTAAAGACCCTGAACCGAAAAGGGACTTCATATATTTATCTGACGTGGTTAATGCTCTTTTAATGGTTCATAAACTGAAAACTAAGCAAATTCACATCTTTAATATTGGCTCTGGTGAAAGTTACAGTGTTGGACAAATCGCTGCCAAAATTGTGGAATTAACTGGTAAATCAGTTAAAATTAGCTATACTGGTGAAAGGAGAAAAAATGAAATAATGAACACCATCGCCGATCTAACCCGGGTTAAAAAAGTTTTGGGATGGGAACCATTAGTGGATATTAACCAAGGACTATTAAAAATATTAGATAAAACTTATTAA
- a CDS encoding DegT/DnrJ/EryC1/StrS family aminotransferase, translating to MNIPLLDLKRQYQTIKTEVDAAVQDTISSQSFILGDIVADFEEEIAKYCGVKNAIGVASGTDALLLSIRAHNISGKVVTSPFTFFATAGAISNAGAVPQFVDIDLETYNISAPQVEEFIKQNQNIEGIIPIHLFGQAAEMDKIIRLAEENDIVVIEDAAQAIGADYNGQKIGSLKTTCFSFFPSKNLGSFGDGGLITTNDDELADKIRVLRVHGSQPKYYHHVIGYNSRLDAIQAAVLSVKLKYLDKWSAKRIENAQFYNKLLGNIDGLKTPSTLPNQKHVFNQYTIRIGNSRRDELQSYLKEKGVNTAIYYPLPLHLQPCFSFLNYEDGDFKNSEQACHEVLSLPIFPELEKEELEYVADCILEFFEN from the coding sequence ATGAATATTCCATTACTTGACTTAAAAAGACAGTACCAAACCATCAAAACCGAAGTTGATGCAGCAGTACAAGATACAATCAGTTCACAAAGTTTCATCCTAGGAGACATCGTAGCAGACTTTGAAGAAGAAATAGCAAAGTATTGTGGTGTTAAAAATGCTATCGGAGTTGCCAGTGGAACTGACGCACTTTTACTTTCCATACGGGCTCATAACATTTCAGGAAAGGTTGTAACCTCCCCCTTCACATTTTTCGCCACTGCCGGGGCAATTAGTAATGCAGGAGCAGTTCCCCAATTTGTGGACATTGACCTGGAAACCTACAACATTAGTGCTCCTCAAGTTGAGGAATTCATCAAACAAAACCAGAATATTGAGGGGATCATCCCTATTCACCTTTTTGGTCAAGCAGCGGAAATGGATAAAATAATTAGATTAGCTGAGGAAAACGATATAGTTGTAATAGAAGATGCTGCCCAGGCAATTGGGGCTGATTATAATGGCCAAAAAATAGGATCATTAAAAACAACGTGTTTCAGTTTTTTCCCATCCAAAAATTTGGGCAGTTTTGGTGATGGTGGACTAATAACCACTAACGACGATGAATTAGCTGACAAGATCCGTGTATTAAGGGTGCATGGCTCCCAACCCAAATATTATCATCATGTTATTGGCTATAACAGCCGATTAGATGCAATCCAAGCCGCGGTTTTAAGTGTTAAATTGAAATATTTGGATAAATGGTCCGCCAAAAGAATTGAAAATGCCCAGTTTTACAATAAGCTACTGGGAAATATTGATGGATTAAAAACACCATCCACTCTCCCTAATCAAAAACATGTTTTCAATCAATACACAATAAGAATTGGAAATTCCCGTAGGGATGAGTTACAATCATATTTGAAAGAAAAAGGTGTGAACACCGCAATCTATTATCCTTTACCTCTCCATTTGCAGCCATGTTTTTCATTCCTAAATTATGAAGATGGAGACTTCAAAAATAGTGAACAAGCTTGTCACGAAGTCTTATCCCTCCCTATCTTTCCTGAATTGGAAAAGGAAGAACTGGAATATGTGGCTGACTGTATCTTGGAGTTTTTCGAAAACTAA
- a CDS encoding Gfo/Idh/MocA family oxidoreductase — protein MKKNIAVVGSGYWGKNLVRNFYELNALKTICDLDENVLTEFQSKYPGVEVTQSFQKILDDDQIEGIIIATPAALHFKMAKEALNHGKDVFVEKPLSLHIEEGEKLVKIARENQKILMVGHILHYHPAIIKLKEMISQGELGKIQYIYSNRLNLGKFRTEENILWSFAPHDISVILMLLGEMPLNLSCHGGTYLNQNIPDITMTTMEFPGEVKSHILVSWLHPYKEQKLVVVGSKKMAVFDDVSVEKLSLYPHKIEWVNQIPIPHKKEPEFVEIESSEPLKEECKHFLNCIQTRSQPQTDGNEGLRVLEVLEKSQLSLENNGENMRVREESFYVHPSCYVDQPCQIGEKTKIWHFSHIMSGAKIGSRCNIGQNVMVAPEVVIGDNVKIQNNVSVYTGVEVESDAFLGPSMVFTNVTNPRSFISRKNEYKKTLIKKGATIGANSTIICGNEIGKYALIGAGAVVTKDVPNHAIVVGNPGRITGWICQCGLKLKFSDNRAICQCGQEYEKTNNNQLRRIQ, from the coding sequence ATGAAAAAGAACATTGCAGTTGTTGGTAGTGGCTATTGGGGTAAAAACTTAGTGAGAAATTTCTATGAATTAAATGCCCTGAAAACTATTTGTGATCTGGATGAAAATGTGCTCACAGAGTTCCAATCAAAGTATCCTGGAGTGGAGGTTACACAATCCTTCCAAAAAATTTTGGATGATGACCAGATAGAGGGAATCATCATTGCCACCCCAGCAGCCTTACACTTTAAAATGGCAAAAGAAGCCCTAAATCATGGGAAAGACGTTTTTGTTGAAAAACCTCTCTCACTCCATATTGAGGAGGGGGAGAAGCTGGTAAAAATTGCCAGAGAAAACCAGAAGATATTGATGGTGGGGCATATACTCCATTATCATCCAGCTATAATTAAACTGAAAGAAATGATCAGTCAAGGTGAGTTAGGGAAAATACAGTACATATACTCCAATCGGCTGAATTTAGGCAAATTTCGGACAGAAGAAAACATATTATGGAGCTTCGCACCCCATGATATCTCAGTTATTCTCATGCTACTAGGGGAAATGCCATTGAACTTATCCTGTCATGGGGGAACCTATCTTAATCAAAACATTCCTGATATCACCATGACCACCATGGAATTTCCTGGAGAAGTCAAATCCCATATCCTGGTTAGCTGGCTTCATCCTTATAAAGAACAGAAATTGGTGGTGGTTGGCAGTAAGAAGATGGCTGTTTTCGATGATGTGTCTGTTGAAAAACTATCCTTATATCCCCATAAGATTGAATGGGTTAACCAGATCCCAATACCACATAAGAAAGAACCTGAATTTGTGGAAATTGAAAGTAGCGAACCCTTGAAAGAAGAATGTAAACATTTTTTAAACTGCATCCAAACACGAAGCCAACCCCAAACAGATGGAAATGAGGGTTTAAGAGTTCTAGAGGTTTTGGAAAAATCCCAATTATCATTAGAAAATAATGGCGAAAATATGAGGGTCAGGGAAGAATCCTTCTATGTTCATCCCAGCTGTTATGTTGATCAACCCTGCCAAATTGGTGAGAAGACCAAAATTTGGCATTTTTCACACATCATGTCTGGAGCTAAAATTGGTTCCAGATGCAATATTGGACAAAATGTTATGGTTGCCCCGGAAGTTGTAATTGGGGATAATGTAAAAATTCAAAACAATGTTTCAGTATACACCGGTGTGGAAGTGGAGAGTGATGCATTTTTAGGACCTTCCATGGTTTTCACCAATGTAACTAACCCTCGCAGTTTTATATCACGTAAAAATGAATATAAAAAGACTCTAATAAAAAAAGGAGCCACAATTGGGGCTAATTCAACAATTATTTGTGGTAATGAAATAGGCAAATATGCATTAATCGGTGCTGGCGCTGTTGTTACTAAAGATGTTCCTAACCATGCCATTGTTGTGGGAAATCCAGGTAGAATAACTGGCTGGATCTGCCAGTGCGGTTTGAAATTAAAATTTTCAGATAACCGGGCCATCTGCCAGTGTGGCCAGGAATATGAGAAAACTAATAATAATCAATTGAGGAGAATCCAATGA